Proteins encoded by one window of candidate division KSB1 bacterium:
- a CDS encoding DUF1080 domain-containing protein has protein sequence MRKAAVCVFLGCILLGPQLLAQKQGQTIELLTRDASGKYTKAGWNHYGPGYWLLDPETGVLEAHGGMGLLWYSVRKFKDFVLELDYKVESRNANSGIFLRVPDVPSSDDYIYHSFEVQIYDPGTEHGGIHQTGAIYDAHPPTELASKPPGEWNHYKITCVGKHITVELNGKVVNDWDMVAPIGKIKDFALEGYIGLQNHDWDTRIWFRNVRVTPLNE, from the coding sequence ATGCGCAAAGCAGCCGTGTGTGTCTTTCTTGGGTGTATCCTTTTGGGTCCCCAGCTCCTGGCTCAGAAGCAAGGCCAGACGATTGAGCTGCTCACCCGAGACGCGAGCGGCAAGTACACCAAGGCAGGATGGAATCATTACGGCCCCGGTTACTGGCTTCTCGACCCGGAAACGGGCGTGTTGGAAGCCCACGGCGGGATGGGTCTTCTCTGGTACAGCGTGCGGAAGTTCAAGGATTTCGTTCTGGAGCTCGACTACAAAGTCGAATCCAGAAACGCCAATTCCGGGATCTTCCTCCGAGTCCCGGATGTACCCTCGAGCGACGATTATATCTATCACAGCTTCGAGGTGCAAATCTACGACCCCGGCACGGAGCACGGGGGGATTCACCAAACCGGCGCCATCTACGACGCGCACCCACCGACAGAGCTCGCCTCCAAACCACCGGGCGAGTGGAACCATTACAAGATCACCTGCGTGGGCAAGCACATCACGGTGGAATTGAACGGCAAGGTCGTGAACGACTGGGACATGGTCGCCCCCATCGGCAAGATCAAAGACTTCGCCCTTGAGGGCTACATTGGCCTGCAGAACCACGACTGGGACACACGGATCTGGTTCCGCAACGTTCGCGTGACGCCCCTGAACGAGTAA
- a CDS encoding glycoside hydrolase family 97 protein has translation MRRVLLAIGFLLVLPGVLRADAVKVTSPSGRIEVEIGINALSAPFPRDNYLTYTLRYDGKDLTRPSPIWLELADGPPIGREAEMVDWWVREIDEMTELYYGKNRYLVDRCRELTVILREPGAPGRWYELQARAYDDAAALRLRLPRQPGLARVVVRQEHTFVRLHPGVAYALQLKGFRTNYENTYTVAPTGQLPREGVIGLPILIDLETGPWISITEANLDDYPGLYLVPFPDESGTFVSRLAPLPDDEQLAARIELPHDLPWRVFWITDHPGKLIESDVILALNEPSRIENPCWIVPGKAAWPWWSRRTVVGRSFQGGMNTATQKYYIDFAAEAGLEYLLIDAGWYGDHRDPRADITKTVPEIDMPEIIRYAEHRGVGVILWVNWQCLDRQMEEALALYEKWGVKGVKVDYMDRDDQVMVNFYKRVVRSAARHHLIVDFHGAFKPTGLCRTYPNLLTREGVLGLEYSRWSDRCSPEHEVTIPYIRMLAGPMDFTPGAFHVATRESFIPRATPPMAQGTRAHQLAMYVVYYSPLQMLVDHPSSYWGQTGFEFLKAVPTVWDETRFLQGKVGDYIVLARRHRDEWYLGCMTDWEPRDLEVPLRFLGRGRYLAQIYADGDEADKVPTSVKAEVREVTAADTLHVHLAPGGGCAVRFVPTWSP, from the coding sequence ATGCGGCGGGTGCTTCTTGCCATCGGTTTCCTCCTCGTCCTCCCGGGGGTGCTTCGGGCCGATGCCGTAAAGGTCACTTCCCCCAGTGGCCGGATCGAGGTAGAGATTGGGATCAACGCCCTTTCGGCCCCGTTTCCGCGGGACAATTACCTGACCTACACGCTCCGTTACGACGGCAAGGACCTCACTCGCCCTTCTCCTATCTGGCTCGAGCTAGCCGACGGCCCGCCGATCGGGCGTGAGGCCGAGATGGTCGACTGGTGGGTGCGTGAAATCGACGAAATGACTGAGCTTTACTACGGGAAGAACCGCTACCTTGTCGACCGGTGCCGAGAGCTGACGGTAATTTTGCGCGAGCCGGGAGCTCCGGGACGGTGGTACGAGCTCCAGGCGCGGGCTTACGACGACGCCGCAGCCCTGCGCTTGCGACTGCCCCGCCAGCCCGGCCTTGCCCGCGTCGTCGTCCGTCAGGAGCACACGTTTGTCCGACTCCATCCGGGAGTCGCGTACGCTTTGCAGCTCAAAGGATTTCGTACGAACTACGAGAACACCTATACCGTGGCGCCCACGGGTCAGCTTCCGCGCGAGGGGGTCATCGGCCTTCCCATTCTCATTGATCTTGAAACAGGGCCCTGGATTTCGATCACCGAGGCAAACCTCGATGACTACCCGGGCCTGTACCTTGTGCCGTTTCCCGATGAATCCGGGACGTTCGTAAGCCGTCTGGCACCCCTGCCCGACGATGAGCAACTGGCGGCGCGGATCGAGTTGCCTCACGATCTCCCCTGGCGAGTGTTCTGGATCACCGACCACCCGGGGAAGCTCATCGAGTCCGACGTCATCCTCGCGTTGAATGAGCCAAGTCGGATCGAGAACCCGTGCTGGATTGTTCCGGGAAAGGCCGCCTGGCCCTGGTGGAGCCGCCGGACCGTAGTCGGCCGCTCCTTCCAGGGCGGGATGAACACGGCGACCCAGAAGTACTATATCGACTTTGCCGCGGAGGCCGGCCTGGAGTATCTCTTGATCGACGCCGGCTGGTATGGGGACCACCGCGACCCCCGCGCCGATATCACCAAGACCGTGCCTGAAATCGACATGCCGGAGATCATCCGCTACGCCGAGCATCGTGGAGTCGGGGTGATCCTCTGGGTCAATTGGCAATGTCTGGATCGGCAGATGGAGGAAGCTCTCGCCCTTTACGAGAAATGGGGAGTCAAGGGGGTCAAGGTCGATTACATGGACCGCGACGATCAGGTCATGGTTAACTTCTACAAGCGGGTCGTTCGGTCAGCCGCTCGGCACCACCTGATTGTCGACTTTCACGGCGCGTTTAAGCCTACGGGGTTGTGTCGCACCTATCCCAATCTTCTCACACGGGAGGGTGTCTTGGGCCTCGAGTACAGCCGTTGGAGCGATCGTTGCTCGCCGGAACACGAGGTGACCATCCCCTACATCCGGATGCTCGCAGGCCCGATGGACTTCACACCTGGGGCATTCCACGTGGCCACGCGCGAAAGCTTCATCCCCCGTGCAACGCCGCCTATGGCCCAGGGCACACGAGCTCACCAGCTGGCAATGTACGTGGTCTACTACAGCCCGCTCCAGATGCTCGTCGATCATCCCTCATCCTATTGGGGTCAGACGGGCTTCGAATTCCTGAAGGCAGTGCCGACGGTGTGGGACGAAACGCGCTTCCTACAGGGGAAGGTGGGCGACTACATCGTATTGGCCCGTCGGCACAGGGATGAGTGGTACCTGGGTTGCATGACCGACTGGGAACCGCGGGATCTGGAAGTACCGCTGCGATTCCTCGGGCGGGGCCGCTACCTCGCCCAAATCTACGCCGATGGCGACGAGGCCGACAAGGTGCCAACAAGTGTGAAAGCCGAAGTGCGCGAAGTCACGGCCGCCGACACGCTCCACGTCCATTTGGCGCCGGGAGGGGGATGCGCCGTCAGGTTCGTACCGACATGGTCTCCTTGA
- a CDS encoding DUF1684 domain-containing protein, with protein MEITTGFLEHKQKAAQNCFGPLLVLMLLTGSQGIRCSRAQQADPHYIQEIRAWHQRRIERLTQPEGWLSLVGLHWLNPGENRFGSDPSNDLVFPEKAPKQMGSFFLEGREIRVEIREGIEVRCGDSLVKSMRLQTDEQGPPSVLRWGTLSWYVIRRGDRYAVRVKDSESPTRLQFKGIEMFPIDPRWRIKARFEPYPSPRRIPVPTVVGTIEEMISPGTLAFEVKGKTYRLQAFREEGDTGFFVVFGDRTNGAESYGAGRFLAVDAPAEDNTTWIDFNKAYNPPCAFTPYATCPLPPEENVLPIRIPAGEKKYGRGHP; from the coding sequence ATGGAAATCACGACAGGATTTCTGGAACACAAGCAGAAGGCAGCTCAGAACTGCTTCGGACCGCTCCTCGTTCTCATGCTCCTCACCGGAAGCCAAGGGATCCGCTGTTCTCGAGCCCAACAGGCGGACCCCCACTACATCCAGGAGATTCGCGCCTGGCATCAGAGGCGGATTGAGCGACTGACGCAGCCCGAGGGTTGGCTCTCGCTGGTCGGTCTGCACTGGCTGAATCCAGGGGAAAACCGCTTCGGCAGCGACCCGTCCAATGATCTTGTCTTCCCGGAGAAAGCGCCCAAACAGATGGGGTCCTTCTTCCTGGAAGGGAGGGAGATCCGGGTCGAAATCCGAGAGGGCATCGAGGTCCGGTGCGGCGACTCCCTGGTGAAGAGCATGAGGCTTCAGACCGATGAGCAGGGCCCTCCCAGCGTGCTTCGCTGGGGTACGCTTAGCTGGTACGTGATCCGGCGGGGAGACCGCTACGCCGTGCGGGTGAAGGACAGCGAGAGCCCAACGCGGCTCCAGTTCAAAGGGATCGAGATGTTCCCGATAGATCCGCGCTGGCGAATTAAGGCTCGCTTCGAACCGTACCCCTCTCCGAGAAGGATTCCCGTCCCCACTGTCGTGGGAACCATCGAAGAGATGATCAGCCCTGGCACCTTGGCTTTTGAGGTCAAGGGCAAGACGTACCGCCTCCAGGCTTTCCGGGAAGAGGGCGACACCGGCTTTTTCGTCGTCTTCGGGGACCGGACAAACGGAGCCGAGTCCTACGGCGCCGGCCGCTTCCTGGCTGTCGACGCCCCCGCGGAGGACAACACGACCTGGATCGATTTCAACAAAGCCTACAATCCTCCGTGCGCCTTCACCCCCTATGCCACCTGTCCGCTGCCGCCAGAGGAGAACGTGCTACCGATCCGCATCCCCGCGGGCGAGAAGAAATACGGGAGGGGACATCCGTAG
- the groL gene encoding chaperonin GroEL (60 kDa chaperone family; promotes refolding of misfolded polypeptides especially under stressful conditions; forms two stacked rings of heptamers to form a barrel-shaped 14mer; ends can be capped by GroES; misfolded proteins enter the barrel where they are refolded when GroES binds) gives MPKLLQFDAEARANLKKGVDILAEAVKVTLGPKGRNVVLDKKFGAPTVTKDGVTVAKEIELEDPFQNLGAQMVKEVASKTSDVAGDGTTTATVLAQAIFREGLKNVTAGANPMHIKRGIDEAVKAVVEEIKRLAKPLPGKTEIAQVGAISANNDKAIGELIADAMEKVGKDGVITVEEAKGTETTLEVVEGMQFDRGYLSPYFITNPDTMEAILEEPLVLIHDKKISAMKDLLPILEKVAQMGRSLLIIAEDVEGEALATLVVNKLRGTLRVAAVKAPGFGDRRKAMLEDIAILTGGRVISEEAGFKLENATLSDLGSAKRVVIDKDNTTIVEGGGRTEDIQARIAQIKKQIETTTSDYDREKLQERLAKLAGGVAVIRVGAATEVEMKEKKARVEDALHATRAAVEEGIVPGGGVVFIRAMKALDNLKLEGDMKIGVDIVRRALEEPLRQIAENAGWEGSVVVQRVKEGKDGFGFNAETETFEDLYQAGVIDPAKVARVALENAASVAGLLLMTEATVVEKPEEEKATTPPSSMY, from the coding sequence ATGCCCAAGCTCCTACAGTTTGACGCAGAGGCTCGTGCTAATCTCAAGAAGGGCGTAGATATTCTGGCAGAAGCCGTAAAGGTGACCCTCGGCCCGAAGGGCCGGAATGTGGTTCTGGACAAGAAGTTCGGTGCACCCACGGTTACGAAGGACGGCGTTACGGTTGCGAAGGAGATCGAGCTCGAAGATCCGTTCCAGAACCTGGGTGCGCAGATGGTGAAAGAGGTGGCCTCCAAGACCAGCGATGTCGCTGGCGACGGCACCACGACAGCAACCGTGCTGGCGCAGGCGATCTTCCGGGAAGGCTTGAAAAACGTAACAGCGGGTGCCAACCCGATGCACATCAAGCGCGGCATCGACGAGGCAGTGAAAGCTGTGGTTGAGGAGATCAAGCGCCTCGCTAAGCCGTTGCCCGGAAAGACGGAGATCGCTCAGGTAGGCGCCATCTCGGCCAACAATGACAAGGCGATTGGCGAGCTGATCGCCGACGCCATGGAGAAAGTTGGCAAGGACGGTGTGATCACCGTCGAGGAGGCTAAGGGGACCGAGACCACCCTGGAAGTGGTCGAGGGAATGCAGTTCGACCGCGGTTACCTATCCCCCTACTTCATCACCAACCCTGACACCATGGAGGCCATCCTCGAGGAGCCTCTCGTTCTCATCCACGACAAGAAGATCAGCGCGATGAAGGACCTTCTGCCCATCCTCGAAAAGGTGGCGCAGATGGGCCGCTCGTTGCTGATTATCGCTGAGGATGTGGAAGGCGAGGCCCTAGCAACGCTGGTCGTCAATAAGCTGCGTGGGACCCTGCGCGTGGCTGCCGTGAAGGCGCCGGGCTTCGGCGATCGCCGTAAGGCCATGCTGGAGGACATTGCCATCCTAACCGGCGGCCGGGTGATCTCCGAGGAAGCCGGCTTCAAACTGGAGAATGCCACTCTGTCCGACCTTGGCTCCGCGAAGCGCGTGGTGATCGACAAGGACAACACCACGATCGTAGAGGGCGGCGGCCGGACGGAGGATATCCAAGCGCGTATCGCCCAGATCAAGAAGCAGATTGAGACCACCACGAGCGACTACGATCGCGAGAAGCTCCAGGAGCGTCTGGCTAAGCTGGCCGGTGGAGTGGCAGTGATCCGAGTGGGCGCTGCTACGGAAGTCGAGATGAAGGAGAAGAAGGCCAGGGTAGAGGATGCCCTGCACGCCACCCGCGCTGCCGTTGAGGAGGGCATCGTGCCGGGTGGCGGCGTTGTGTTCATCCGCGCCATGAAGGCTCTCGATAACCTGAAGCTCGAGGGCGACATGAAGATCGGGGTGGACATCGTCCGCCGCGCCCTGGAGGAGCCGCTGCGCCAGATCGCGGAAAACGCCGGTTGGGAAGGCTCCGTGGTCGTCCAGAGAGTGAAGGAAGGGAAGGACGGCTTCGGCTTCAACGCCGAGACGGAGACCTTCGAGGATCTCTACCAGGCCGGTGTAATCGACCCCGCTAAGGTGGCGCGCGTAGCCCTCGAGAACGCCGCAAGTGTGGCCGGACTGCTCCTGATGACGGAAGCCACCGTGGTCGAGAAGCCGGAGGAGGAGAAGGCTACGACGCCGCCGAGCAGCATGTACTGA
- the groES gene encoding co-chaperone GroES, protein MNIKPLADRVVVKPIEEEEKKQGGIIIPDTAKEKPQKGEVVAVGPGKIDENGKRVPMEVKVGDKVLFGKYAGTEVEIDGEQYLIMRESDILAII, encoded by the coding sequence ATGAACATTAAGCCGCTGGCAGATCGCGTGGTAGTCAAGCCCATCGAGGAGGAGGAGAAAAAGCAGGGTGGGATCATTATCCCCGACACCGCGAAGGAAAAGCCTCAGAAGGGTGAGGTCGTTGCGGTTGGACCCGGCAAGATTGACGAGAATGGCAAGCGGGTGCCGATGGAGGTAAAGGTCGGCGATAAAGTGCTGTTCGGCAAGTACGCCGGAACCGAAGTCGAGATCGACGGTGAGCAGTATCTCATCATGCGTGAGTCCGATATTCTCGCCATTATCTGA
- a CDS encoding KH domain-containing protein, whose amino-acid sequence MKEFVEYVVKHLVDHPDQVRVSEVFGETTTVYELRVAQRDMGKVIGKNGRTAQAIRVLLNAIARKSGKHATLEILE is encoded by the coding sequence ATGAAGGAGTTTGTGGAGTACGTCGTCAAGCACCTGGTGGACCATCCGGATCAGGTCCGCGTCTCGGAGGTCTTCGGCGAGACGACCACCGTGTACGAACTGCGCGTCGCGCAGCGCGACATGGGCAAGGTCATCGGCAAAAACGGCAGAACGGCGCAGGCGATCCGCGTGCTCCTCAATGCAATCGCCCGCAAGTCCGGCAAGCACGCGACGCTGGAAATCCTCGAATGA
- a CDS encoding 23S rRNA (pseudouridine(1915)-N(3))-methyltransferase RlmH, which translates to MQILVLTVGRPKEKCLEELVLRYLSRLGNWRAEWRWVRPSAQGLKELRLQEEAERLKRHITPEDYLVILDERGEEFDSVRFTSWLQGQLGTRRRTVFVVGGADGVSIPLLGQAHLRLRLSAMTLQHEIALLVLAEQLYRAFTLLIGHPYHR; encoded by the coding sequence GTGCAGATTCTTGTCCTGACCGTAGGAAGGCCGAAGGAGAAATGCCTTGAGGAACTGGTCCTTCGGTATCTAAGTCGGCTGGGGAACTGGAGGGCGGAATGGCGCTGGGTGCGCCCGTCGGCTCAAGGCCTAAAGGAGTTGCGTTTGCAGGAAGAGGCGGAGAGATTGAAGCGGCACATCACCCCGGAGGACTATCTGGTAATCCTCGATGAGCGAGGTGAGGAGTTTGACAGCGTGCGGTTTACTTCTTGGCTGCAGGGACAACTGGGAACGCGGCGCAGAACGGTGTTCGTTGTGGGGGGAGCAGACGGCGTATCCATCCCCCTTCTAGGCCAGGCTCATCTACGCCTTCGCCTCTCGGCCATGACCCTTCAGCACGAAATTGCCCTTCTCGTCTTGGCCGAACAACTCTATCGCGCCTTTACCCTCCTGATTGGCCACCCCTACCATCGATAG
- a CDS encoding hemolysin family protein produces MTETLLILLALALSAFFSGGETVLVSLNRLKFEALQRLRVKGAKRVVAFRNAPDRFLATCVVGNTIATVAWSSLLALKLDPYLRETVIAVVSTAGILLLGEVLPKSLGRASADRIAIPVAGLVTFFEYVLSPVVLLLRGVSRVAIKLVGLSPREAEALITRKDLEQLFAPEGREGVLDRRERVLISRLFRLGHQRVRDLMIPRTEIEAVRLSDSVHAVRRKFEESGYSRLLVIGKDLDDVKGFIHVLELFHNPEQWRSAIRPVLAVPENALAARVLRRMQRERVNLAVVVDEYGGTEGLLTIEDLVEQLFGEIRDEFDEEERLVRKLEENSFLVSGRAEIGYLSEAFGMELPRGDYATVSGLLNELAGRIPRVGEVFRAGPWSFRVLSTSRKRVEWVRIDRVSSQDD; encoded by the coding sequence ATGACAGAGACCCTCCTCATCCTACTTGCCCTGGCTCTCTCCGCTTTCTTCTCTGGAGGCGAGACGGTCTTAGTCTCGCTCAACCGTCTCAAGTTTGAAGCACTCCAGCGCCTACGGGTAAAGGGGGCAAAGCGCGTCGTCGCTTTTCGCAATGCCCCGGACCGCTTTCTGGCGACGTGCGTGGTAGGGAATACGATCGCCACCGTAGCGTGGTCTTCCCTACTGGCCCTCAAACTGGACCCTTACCTCCGAGAGACGGTGATCGCCGTCGTTTCCACAGCGGGAATTCTGCTGCTCGGCGAGGTTTTACCGAAGTCGCTGGGCCGGGCCTCTGCAGATCGGATAGCGATCCCGGTAGCCGGTCTGGTTACTTTTTTTGAGTACGTCCTATCCCCTGTCGTCCTCTTGCTCCGTGGAGTAAGCCGAGTGGCCATCAAGCTGGTCGGCCTGTCTCCGCGCGAAGCGGAGGCGCTGATCACGCGAAAGGATCTGGAACAGCTATTTGCCCCCGAGGGACGGGAGGGAGTCCTCGATCGGAGGGAACGGGTCCTGATCTCTCGCCTCTTCCGCTTGGGCCACCAGCGGGTCCGGGACTTGATGATCCCACGCACAGAGATTGAGGCGGTGCGCCTGAGCGACTCGGTTCATGCCGTGCGGCGAAAGTTTGAGGAATCCGGGTATTCTCGTCTCCTTGTCATCGGCAAAGACCTCGACGACGTCAAAGGCTTCATCCACGTGCTCGAGTTGTTCCACAATCCTGAACAGTGGAGGTCGGCCATTCGTCCGGTGCTTGCGGTGCCGGAAAACGCTCTGGCGGCGCGGGTCTTGCGCCGGATGCAGCGAGAGCGCGTGAACCTGGCTGTGGTGGTGGACGAGTACGGGGGTACCGAGGGCCTCCTCACAATCGAAGATCTGGTCGAGCAGCTGTTCGGCGAGATTCGCGATGAGTTCGACGAGGAAGAGCGCCTTGTGAGGAAGTTGGAGGAGAACTCGTTCCTGGTTAGCGGCAGGGCAGAAATTGGCTACCTGAGCGAAGCGTTCGGGATGGAGCTTCCGCGCGGCGACTACGCTACGGTGTCCGGACTGCTCAATGAGTTGGCCGGAAGGATCCCACGGGTGGGGGAGGTCTTCCGCGCCGGCCCCTGGTCTTTCCGGGTTCTTAGCACGAGCCGCAAGCGGGTGGAGTGGGTAAGAATAGACCGCGTCTCCTCGCAGGACGACTAA
- a CDS encoding YigZ family protein: MAETVRFRTVARLGKAELAIKGSRFIAQAFPVSSVEEAEETIHGVKVHYCDATHNCSAYRVGYGAQAVYRFDDDGEPAGTAGRPILQAIEGKGLTDVAVVVTRYFGGIKLGAGGLVRAYSAAASAALEDAGPIEKSPQVEVSVQVPYAYYDLVQQVVREQGGTIVRSQFAERVSLLVTVPAESRDKLLNKLVDVTAGRIRIRE, encoded by the coding sequence ATGGCAGAAACGGTGCGTTTTCGCACGGTCGCCCGCCTGGGGAAAGCCGAACTCGCGATTAAGGGGTCTCGCTTTATCGCGCAGGCTTTCCCCGTCTCGTCGGTCGAGGAAGCGGAGGAGACGATCCACGGCGTCAAAGTGCACTACTGCGATGCCACGCACAACTGCTCGGCCTACCGTGTGGGATACGGTGCGCAGGCGGTGTATCGTTTCGATGACGACGGCGAGCCTGCAGGCACCGCCGGTCGGCCCATCCTCCAGGCCATCGAGGGGAAAGGCTTGACCGATGTGGCGGTGGTGGTCACCCGATACTTCGGGGGAATCAAGCTTGGGGCGGGGGGATTGGTCCGCGCTTACTCCGCGGCGGCTTCGGCTGCCCTTGAGGACGCGGGGCCAATAGAGAAGTCTCCCCAGGTGGAGGTTTCGGTCCAGGTCCCCTACGCGTATTACGACCTGGTGCAGCAGGTCGTGCGCGAACAGGGGGGAACGATCGTTCGTTCGCAGTTCGCCGAGCGGGTTTCGCTGCTTGTGACGGTGCCCGCGGAAAGCCGGGACAAGCTGCTGAACAAGCTGGTAGACGTGACGGCGGGCCGCATTCGTATCCGGGAATGA
- a CDS encoding PilZ domain-containing protein encodes MEPCLEPGQNVVVHENRDVVDFANETVLLSLGKETLTVALTSLSEKKLDFAPGKAVYVTFVRPDALYQFATVVVAADESRDILTLRRDDGAITRIQRRSHFRLPVRFPVSTRRFVRPEGKRKIEVEREAEALDLSGSGVLLRLDEPYQKDDLVELTLFLPDGGSPVVATGRVVRVERYESGEGIGFRCGLEFVMIRESDRSRIVRYLFLTQARRGV; translated from the coding sequence TTGGAGCCTTGCCTTGAACCCGGACAGAATGTGGTGGTCCATGAGAATCGCGATGTGGTCGATTTCGCCAATGAGACGGTCCTCCTGTCTCTGGGCAAGGAGACGTTGACGGTGGCCCTGACGAGCCTCAGCGAGAAGAAGCTCGACTTCGCTCCCGGAAAAGCGGTTTACGTGACCTTTGTCCGACCTGATGCCCTCTACCAGTTTGCGACCGTGGTCGTGGCTGCGGACGAGAGCAGAGATATTCTCACGTTGCGGCGCGACGACGGCGCCATCACCCGGATCCAGCGACGCTCGCATTTCCGGCTGCCGGTGCGCTTCCCGGTCAGCACCAGGCGTTTTGTGCGACCCGAGGGCAAACGCAAGATCGAAGTCGAGCGCGAGGCAGAGGCCCTCGACCTCAGCGGTAGCGGCGTGCTCCTTCGGCTCGACGAGCCCTACCAAAAGGACGATCTCGTCGAACTCACGCTGTTCCTCCCAGACGGTGGGTCGCCCGTCGTCGCTACCGGCCGGGTGGTGCGAGTCGAGAGATATGAGAGTGGCGAGGGGATTGGTTTCCGATGCGGCCTCGAGTTTGTGATGATTCGGGAATCGGACCGAAGCCGCATTGTGCGTTACCTTTTCCTCACGCAGGCCCGGCGCGGAGTGTGA